The Triplophysa dalaica isolate WHDGS20190420 chromosome 5, ASM1584641v1, whole genome shotgun sequence genome window below encodes:
- the LOC130420428 gene encoding uncharacterized protein LOC130420428, translating into MGVSEAEENDVFISSGESVSLSCNDALHQCSSTTWIYNNYTRSSRVEVFTGGIKKNNTERSERLSLTSDCSLNIYKTTQHDGGLYTCTQYVNGRHHGPDSDVYLHVLHVSSSSSSSSSQTEIRANTPVTLSCRLFTYDCDYMFSYYGYQLVWMNQTDVDLQTDSRYQIRSDELCLISLTTTLVNEDDNTELRCVLKHKNDIKTSVTYTVRFTGKTSL; encoded by the exons atgg gtgtgagtgaaGCAGAAGAGAATGAcgtgttcatcagttctggtgaaagtgtgtctctgtcctgtaatgatgctcttcatcaatgctcctcaactacatggatCTACAATAATTATACAAGATCATCTAGAGtagaagtgtttactggaggaataaagaagaataacacagagagatctgagagattgagtctgacatctgactgctctctcaacatctataaaacaacacaacatgatggtggacTTTACACCTGCACACAATATGTGAATGGACGTCATCATGGACCTGATTCAGATGTTtatctacatgttcttcatg tgtcttcatcatcatcatcatcatcatcacagactgagataagagcaaacacacctgtcactctctcctgtcggCTGTTTACATATGACTGTGATTATATGTTCAGTTATTATGGATAtcagctggtgtggatgaatcagactgatgttgatctacagacagactccagatatcagattagatcagatgaactctgtctcatctctctgactacaacactcgtgaatgaagacgacaacacagagttgagatgtgtgctcaaacacaagaatgacatcaagacctcagtcacatatactgtcagatttacaggtaagacatcactctga
- the LOC130421344 gene encoding histone H2B-like gives MPEPAKPAPKKGSKKAVTKTAVKGGKKRRKSRKESYAIYVYKVLKQVHPDTGISSKAMGIMNSFVNDIFERIAGESSRLAHYNKRSTITSREIQTAVRLLLPGELAKHAVSEGTKAVTKYTSSK, from the exons ATGCCTGAACCAGCCAAACCCGCGCCCAAGAAGGGCTCTAAGAAGGCCGTCACCAAGACCGCCGTTAAGGGAGGAAAGAAGCGCAGAAAGTCCAGGAAGGAGAGTTACGCCATCTACGTGTACAAAGTGCTCAAGCAGGTCCACCCCGACACCGGCATCTCTTCCAAGGCGATGGGCATCATGAACTCTTTCGTCAACGACATCTTCGAGCGCATCGCCGGTGAGTCGTCTCGTCTCGCGCACTACAACAAGCGCTCCACCATCACGtcgagagagatccagaccgccgtgcgtctgctgctgcccggtgaactcgccaaacacgccgtgtccgagggcaccaaagccgtcaccaagtacaccagctccaa gtga
- the LOC130421358 gene encoding histone H4: MSGRGKGGKGLGKGGAKRHRKVLRDNIQGITKPAIRRLARRGGVKRISGLIYEETRGVLKVFLENVIRDAVTYTEHAKRKTVTAMDVVYALKRQGRTLYGFGG, translated from the coding sequence ATGTCTGGAAGAGGTAAAGGCGGAAAGGGACTCGGAAAAGGAGGAGCGAAGCGTCATCGTAAAGTGTTGCGTGATAACATCCAGGGCATCACCAAACCCGCCATCCGTCGTCTTGCTCGTCGCGGCGGCGTGAAACGTATCTCCGGTCTGATCTACGAGGAGACTCGCGGTGTGTTGAAGGTGTTCCTGGAGAACGTTATCCGTGACGCCGTCACCTACACTGAGCACGCCAAGAGAAAGACCGTCACCGCCATGGACGTCGTGTACGCGCTGAAACGACAGGGACGCACTCTGTACGGCTTCGGAGGTTAA
- the LOC130421339 gene encoding histone H2A-like, translating into MSGRGKTGGKARAKAKTRSSRAGLQFPVGRVHRLLRKGNYAHRVGAGAPVYLAAVLEYLTAEILELAGNAARDNKKTRIIPRHLQLAVRNDEELNKLLGRVTIAQGGVLPNIQAVLLPKKTEKPAKTK; encoded by the coding sequence ATGAGCGGCAGAGGCAAAACCGGCGGCAAAGCGAGAGCTAAGGCCAAGACTCGCTCCTCTAGAGCTGGACTTCAGTTCCCCGTGGGCCGCGTCCACAGACTCCTCCGTAAAGGCAACTATGCGCACCGTGTGGGTGCTGGTGCCCCAGTGTATCTGGCCGCCGTGCTCGAGTATCTGACCGCTGAGATCCTCGAGTTGGCCGGAAACGCAGCTCGTGACAACAAGAAGACTCGCATCATCCCCCGTCACCTGCAGCTGGCGGTGCGCAACGACGAGGAGCTGAACAAACTTCTGGGCAGAGTGACCATCGCTCAGGGCGGCGTTCTGCCCAACATCCAGGCCGTGCTGCTGCCTAAGAAGACCGAGAAGCCCGCCAAGACCAAGTAA